The following are encoded together in the Deinococcus soli (ex Cha et al. 2016) genome:
- the fabG gene encoding 3-oxoacyl-[acyl-carrier-protein] reductase, with translation MTQSTRKVALVTGSSRGLGRAMALKLAQGGFDVAIHYGRNADEARKVAAEAATHGVRAEVFGADLTVPANAGALVEDVIKTMGRLDVLVNNAGITRDTLAIRMKDEDWDAVIQTNLSSAFTACRAAIKHMMRARSGRIINIASVVGLMGNPGQANYVASKAGLIGLTKALAKEYGGRGITVNAVAPGFIESDMTAQLPETVQQAYLGGIPLARFGQPEEVAALVAFLASDGAGYITGQTIGVDGGLNPH, from the coding sequence ATGACCCAATCCACCCGTAAAGTCGCCCTGGTGACCGGCAGCAGCCGGGGCCTGGGCCGAGCCATGGCCCTCAAACTCGCGCAGGGCGGCTTCGACGTCGCCATTCACTACGGCCGGAACGCCGACGAGGCCCGCAAGGTCGCCGCCGAGGCCGCCACGCACGGCGTCCGCGCCGAGGTGTTCGGCGCCGACCTGACCGTCCCCGCGAACGCCGGAGCGCTCGTCGAGGATGTCATCAAGACCATGGGCCGCCTGGACGTGCTCGTGAACAACGCCGGGATCACGCGGGACACCCTCGCGATCCGTATGAAGGACGAGGACTGGGACGCCGTGATCCAGACGAACCTGTCGAGTGCGTTCACCGCGTGCCGAGCGGCGATCAAGCACATGATGCGCGCCCGTTCGGGCCGGATCATCAACATCGCCAGCGTGGTCGGCCTGATGGGCAACCCCGGGCAGGCGAACTACGTGGCGAGCAAGGCGGGGCTGATCGGCCTGACCAAGGCGCTGGCCAAGGAGTACGGCGGGCGCGGCATCACCGTGAACGCCGTGGCGCCCGGCTTCATCGAGAGTGACATGACCGCGCAACTGCCCGAGACCGTGCAGCAGGCGTACCTGGGCGGCATTCCCCTGGCGCGCTTCGGGCAGCCGGAGGAGGTCGCGGCGCTCGTGGCGTTCCTGGCCAGCGACGGCGCAGGGTACATCACCGGGCAGACCATCGGCGTGGATGGCGGCCTGAATCCTCACTGA
- a CDS encoding c-type cytochrome, which yields MSAVPDPHGGWFTPGQIAGFVGLLVLGAALGAGSYHAGHRLAGTGSGAVVAAASSAATPDGSVLYAGNCAGCHGARAEGAVGPALKVGGWSAADFRHAVLDGQAPGGRTLGVVMPRFAATGLDGAPPTDAQMDAIQAYVKTLP from the coding sequence GTGAGCGCCGTGCCCGACCCGCACGGGGGCTGGTTCACGCCGGGGCAGATCGCGGGCTTCGTGGGGCTGCTGGTGCTGGGCGCGGCGCTGGGCGCCGGCTCGTACCATGCCGGTCACCGCCTGGCGGGCACGGGCAGCGGCGCGGTCGTCGCGGCGGCCAGCAGCGCCGCCACCCCGGACGGCAGCGTCCTGTACGCCGGGAACTGCGCCGGTTGCCACGGCGCGAGGGCGGAGGGTGCGGTCGGCCCCGCCCTGAAGGTGGGCGGCTGGAGCGCCGCCGACTTCCGGCACGCGGTGCTGGATGGGCAGGCCCCGGGCGGCCGCACGCTGGGCGTCGTGATGCCCCGCTTCGCCGCCACCGGCCTGGACGGCGCGCCCCCCACCGACGCGCAGATGGACGCCATCCAGGCGTACGTGAAGACCCTGCCCTGA
- a CDS encoding DinB family protein yields the protein MNPHRRDEVLAGLTDAQTTWTAYAQALPLETFFQAPSPGRWAPITHLRHLTLTHRRVTQGLSTPRPVLRVMFGTPGPARRYAELVSAYQAALAAGGTAPDRYVPALDRTVAEPVRDEALAAYATGAAALRGALARWSEPDLDAHALPHDLLGRLSVREVALFTLYHDHHHLRGVRTALETP from the coding sequence GTGAACCCCCACCGCCGGGATGAGGTGCTGGCCGGCCTGACCGACGCGCAGACCACCTGGACCGCCTATGCCCAGGCGCTGCCGCTGGAGACGTTCTTTCAGGCGCCGTCCCCCGGCCGCTGGGCTCCCATCACGCACCTGCGCCACCTGACCCTCACGCACCGCCGCGTGACCCAGGGCCTGAGCACGCCGCGGCCCGTCCTGCGGGTCATGTTCGGCACGCCGGGTCCAGCCCGCCGCTACGCCGAACTGGTCAGCGCCTACCAGGCGGCACTCGCGGCCGGGGGCACCGCCCCGGACCGTTACGTGCCCGCCCTGGACCGGACGGTCGCTGAACCGGTCCGCGACGAAGCGCTGGCCGCGTACGCCACCGGCGCGGCGGCCCTGCGCGGGGCCCTGGCCCGCTGGTCCGAGCCTGACCTGGACGCCCACGCCCTGCCGCACGACCTGCTGGGCCGCCTGAGCGTGCGGGAGGTGGCGCTGTTTACCCTGTATCACGATCATCATCATCTTCGCGGCGTCCGGACCGCACTGGAGACCCCATGA
- a CDS encoding cytochrome c oxidase subunit II yields MSRAPESAPSARLDHHALERYETAWLGVAAVMTALLFVGVLASVVSGTYPLLDAGSGHAHDGPIVRGRVDPKNLAATPFAKPGLVVDAAGQPLLNDQGTLDAYIVAGNFTFQPAVLRVPAGVPVTLHVTATDVAHGFQVTGTNINAEILPGHVASLTVTFRHPGEQHAICNEYCGVGHHNMITRFVVDPPAQSTLKETQ; encoded by the coding sequence ATGAGCCGCGCTCCTGAATCCGCCCCGTCCGCCCGGCTGGACCACCACGCGCTGGAACGCTACGAGACCGCGTGGCTGGGCGTGGCGGCGGTCATGACGGCGCTGCTGTTCGTGGGCGTGCTGGCCAGCGTGGTCAGCGGCACCTACCCCCTGCTGGACGCGGGCAGCGGACATGCCCACGACGGGCCCATCGTCCGGGGCCGCGTGGATCCGAAGAATCTGGCCGCGACGCCCTTCGCGAAACCGGGCCTGGTCGTGGACGCGGCCGGGCAGCCCCTTCTGAACGATCAGGGCACCCTGGACGCGTACATCGTGGCGGGGAACTTCACGTTCCAGCCGGCGGTGCTGCGCGTCCCGGCGGGCGTGCCGGTCACGCTGCACGTCACCGCGACCGACGTCGCGCACGGCTTTCAGGTGACCGGCACGAACATCAACGCCGAGATCCTGCCCGGGCACGTCGCCTCCCTGACCGTCACGTTCCGCCACCCGGGCGAGCAGCACGCCATCTGCAACGAGTACTGCGGGGTGGGGCATCACAACATGATCACCCGCTTCGTGGTCGATCCGCCTGCCCAATCCACCCTGAAGGAGACCCAGTGA
- the acpP gene encoding acyl carrier protein — protein MATFDDVKDVIVDKLGVDADKVSPEARFVEDLGADSLETVELIMGLEDKFGITISDEDAETIRTVQAAVDYIESKQ, from the coding sequence ATGGCAACTTTTGATGATGTGAAAGACGTGATCGTGGACAAGCTGGGTGTCGACGCCGACAAGGTGAGCCCCGAAGCGCGCTTCGTGGAGGACCTGGGCGCGGACAGCCTGGAGACCGTGGAACTGATCATGGGTCTGGAAGACAAGTTCGGCATCACCATCAGCGATGAGGACGCCGAGACGATCCGCACCGTGCAGGCCGCTGTCGATTACATCGAGAGCAAGCAGTAA
- the fabF gene encoding beta-ketoacyl-ACP synthase II, which produces MGVSGLKRVVITGLGPVTPIGVGAHAFAQAQRAGKSGISTITRFDPVDTGSKIAGEVNDDLSAFVDPREAKKLDRYVQLALAGAALAVQDSGLSEDELRGERTGAVIGSGIGGVKTFEDQAGVLHSRGAGRISPMFIPMMIANMATGHVAMRYGATGPSSTVVTACATGTGAIGDAARYIQLGLADVMIAGGSEAAITPIAIGGFSNMKALSTRNDEPALASRPFSATRDGFVLGEGAGVVVLEEYGHAVKRGATIYAEVVGYGTSADAHHITMPAPEGRGAQVAMRMALATAGVNPDQVGYINAHGTSTHFNDLHETQGIKHVFGDHAHKLAISSTKSMTGHLLGAAGAVEAIAVAQALKDGVLPPTINLTDPDPALDLDYIPLEARETQVEYALSNSFAFGGQNAALLFKKI; this is translated from the coding sequence GTGGGTGTTTCAGGACTGAAACGGGTGGTGATCACGGGCCTGGGGCCGGTCACGCCGATCGGGGTGGGCGCGCATGCGTTCGCGCAGGCGCAGCGGGCCGGGAAGAGCGGCATCTCGACCATCACGCGCTTTGACCCGGTGGATACGGGCAGCAAGATCGCGGGGGAAGTGAACGACGACCTGTCCGCGTTCGTGGATCCGCGCGAGGCGAAGAAACTCGACCGGTACGTGCAGCTGGCCCTGGCGGGCGCGGCGCTGGCCGTGCAGGACAGCGGCCTGAGCGAGGACGAGCTGCGCGGCGAGCGCACCGGCGCCGTGATCGGCAGCGGCATCGGCGGCGTGAAGACCTTCGAGGATCAGGCGGGCGTGCTGCACTCGCGCGGCGCGGGGCGCATCAGCCCCATGTTCATCCCGATGATGATTGCGAACATGGCCACCGGGCACGTCGCCATGCGGTACGGCGCGACCGGCCCGAGCAGCACGGTTGTCACCGCCTGCGCCACGGGCACCGGCGCGATCGGGGACGCGGCGCGCTACATCCAGCTGGGCCTGGCGGACGTGATGATCGCCGGGGGCAGCGAGGCCGCCATCACGCCCATCGCGATCGGGGGCTTCTCGAACATGAAGGCCCTGTCCACCCGCAACGACGAGCCGGCACTCGCCAGCCGCCCCTTCAGCGCCACCCGTGACGGCTTCGTGCTGGGCGAGGGCGCGGGCGTCGTCGTGCTGGAGGAGTACGGGCACGCCGTGAAGCGCGGCGCGACCATCTACGCCGAGGTCGTCGGGTACGGCACCAGCGCCGACGCGCACCACATCACCATGCCCGCCCCCGAGGGCCGAGGCGCGCAGGTCGCCATGCGCATGGCGCTCGCCACGGCAGGCGTGAACCCCGATCAGGTCGGGTACATCAACGCGCACGGCACGAGCACGCACTTCAACGACCTGCACGAGACGCAGGGCATCAAACACGTGTTCGGCGACCACGCCCACAAGCTGGCCATCAGCTCCACGAAGAGCATGACCGGGCACCTGCTCGGCGCGGCAGGCGCCGTGGAAGCCATCGCGGTCGCGCAGGCCCTGAAGGACGGCGTCCTGCCGCCCACCATCAACCTCACCGACCCCGACCCGGCCCTCGACCTGGACTACATTCCCCTGGAAGCCCGCGAGACGCAGGTGGAGTACGCGCTGAGCAACTCCTTCGCGTTCGGCGGCCAGAACGCCGCGCTGCTGTTCAAGAAGATCTGA
- the fabD gene encoding ACP S-malonyltransferase, protein MKIAALFPGQGSHSVGMGADLTTAFPEAAEVYTQVEHVLPGLRAVIEQGPPDELTLTANQQPALVAASVAAYRAWRAHTGLTPAFAAGHSLGEYSALVAADALSLGDALRLTRQRGKLMQAAVPVGAGAMSAVMGDPAIVAEVCAGTEGAQPANFNAPTQTVISGTKEGVEAANAALKARGLKAIPLKVSAPFHCPLMAPAAAGLAPELQTTAFTPPAFPVYANVTAQPNTDPTALPGLLTEQITGAVRWVETIQALAEAGADVFIEFGPGTVLTGLVKRILPDARTLNVGSAAQVQDFTL, encoded by the coding sequence ATGAAGATCGCCGCACTCTTCCCCGGTCAGGGCTCGCACAGCGTCGGCATGGGCGCCGACCTGACCACCGCGTTCCCCGAGGCCGCCGAGGTGTACACCCAGGTCGAACATGTCCTGCCGGGCCTGCGCGCCGTGATCGAACAGGGCCCGCCCGACGAGCTGACCCTGACCGCCAACCAGCAGCCCGCCCTGGTCGCCGCGAGTGTCGCCGCGTACCGCGCGTGGCGCGCGCACACCGGCCTGACGCCCGCGTTCGCCGCCGGGCACTCGCTGGGCGAGTACTCCGCCCTGGTCGCCGCGGACGCCCTGAGCCTCGGGGACGCGCTGCGCCTGACCCGCCAGCGCGGCAAACTCATGCAGGCGGCCGTGCCGGTCGGCGCGGGCGCCATGAGCGCCGTCATGGGCGACCCGGCCATCGTCGCGGAAGTCTGCGCCGGGACCGAGGGCGCGCAACCCGCGAACTTCAACGCGCCCACCCAGACCGTCATCAGCGGCACGAAGGAAGGCGTGGAGGCCGCGAACGCCGCCCTGAAGGCGCGCGGCCTGAAGGCCATCCCCCTGAAGGTCAGCGCGCCCTTCCACTGCCCGCTGATGGCGCCCGCCGCCGCCGGGCTCGCCCCGGAGCTCCAGACGACCGCGTTCACGCCGCCCGCCTTCCCGGTTTACGCGAACGTCACCGCGCAACCGAACACCGACCCGACCGCCCTGCCGGGCCTGCTGACCGAGCAGATTACCGGGGCCGTGCGCTGGGTCGAGACCATCCAGGCCCTCGCCGAAGCGGGCGCGGACGTGTTCATCGAGTTCGGCCCCGGCACCGTCCTGACTGGCCTCGTGAAGCGCATCCTGCCCGACGCCCGCACCCTCAACGTCGGCAGCGCCGCGCAGGTCCAGGACTTCACGCTGTGA
- the tig gene encoding trigger factor, whose amino-acid sequence MAELISREGNKVEFKVSVPAAEVNRAYDQVWAGLARDVRVPGFRPGKAPRKVIEGRVGKGYVEQEVRDRLLETHYTQAARELKLSLVDASIEPQTLASGQTFEFTVKGETYPEVKLADWSGLSLSAAAPEITDEVLERTLNDLRERNATFESVERPIEAGDQVTIEEEGEDGGTYPVYLDVAEAHVRDALVGKTKGDTVEITVPAHSHGDHEHAEHTVTVKVVDVKTKQLQELDDAFAGSLNFDSLERLRTDLKGELERRAQQEGEAARREEFITALVDGMEADIPQALLDRRREGMLEEIKDDLGRQGVKWGEYEAFMQEQGKLDDFMADLGKNAESRVKRDLVLEKLAEDLKVQVSDTEFNQTMNALAQANGLTPAELSKQLGPNGINSYYISLVREKGLQQAIAQLSGAKSEGSEAAESTEEQSTETSAE is encoded by the coding sequence ATGGCAGAGCTGATCAGCAGAGAAGGCAACAAGGTGGAATTCAAGGTGTCGGTGCCCGCCGCCGAAGTGAACCGCGCCTACGACCAGGTGTGGGCCGGTCTGGCGCGCGACGTGCGCGTGCCCGGCTTCCGCCCCGGCAAGGCTCCCCGCAAGGTCATTGAAGGTCGCGTGGGCAAGGGCTACGTCGAGCAGGAAGTCCGTGACCGCCTGCTGGAAACGCACTACACCCAGGCCGCCCGCGAACTGAAACTCAGCCTCGTGGACGCCAGCATCGAGCCGCAGACCCTGGCCAGCGGCCAGACGTTCGAGTTCACCGTGAAGGGCGAGACGTACCCCGAAGTGAAACTCGCCGACTGGAGCGGCCTGAGCCTCAGCGCCGCCGCGCCCGAGATCACCGACGAGGTGCTCGAGCGCACCCTGAACGACCTGCGCGAGCGCAACGCCACCTTCGAGAGCGTCGAGCGTCCCATCGAAGCCGGCGACCAGGTGACCATTGAGGAGGAAGGCGAGGACGGCGGCACGTACCCCGTATACCTGGACGTCGCCGAGGCGCACGTCCGTGACGCGCTGGTCGGCAAGACCAAGGGCGACACCGTGGAGATCACCGTGCCCGCGCACAGCCACGGCGACCACGAGCACGCCGAGCACACCGTGACCGTCAAGGTCGTGGACGTGAAGACCAAGCAGCTGCAGGAGCTCGACGACGCGTTCGCGGGCAGCCTGAACTTCGACTCCCTGGAGCGCCTGCGCACCGACCTGAAGGGTGAACTGGAGCGCCGCGCGCAGCAGGAAGGCGAAGCCGCCCGCCGCGAGGAATTCATCACCGCGCTGGTCGACGGCATGGAAGCCGACATTCCCCAGGCGCTGCTGGACCGCCGCCGCGAGGGCATGCTGGAAGAGATCAAGGACGACCTGGGCCGCCAGGGCGTCAAGTGGGGCGAGTACGAGGCGTTCATGCAGGAGCAGGGCAAGCTGGACGACTTCATGGCCGACCTGGGCAAGAACGCCGAGAGCCGCGTGAAGCGTGACCTGGTGCTGGAGAAGCTGGCCGAGGACCTGAAGGTGCAGGTCAGCGACACCGAGTTCAACCAGACCATGAACGCCCTGGCGCAGGCCAACGGCCTGACCCCCGCCGAACTGAGCAAGCAGCTCGGGCCGAACGGCATCAACTCGTACTACATCAGCCTCGTGCGCGAGAAGGGCCTCCAGCAGGCCATCGCCCAGCTGTCCGGCGCCAAGAGCGAAGGCAGCGAGGCCGCCGAGAGCACCGAAGAGCAGAGCACCGAGACCAGCGCGGAGTAA
- a CDS encoding beta-ketoacyl-ACP synthase III, translating into MSDPSPTRPTLGITALGMYVPKRVVPNSDFEARMDTNADWIESRTGIRERRFSAPDEYTSDVGVGAVRDMLRRDPQALQDVDAVICATVSPDALMPSTAALIGMQVGLTGAAAFDLSTACSGFVYALSVAQGLILAGSARRVLVVGAEALSKVVDQNDRNTAILFGDGAGAAVVGPVPAGYGFQDFIMGADGNGGSSLYLRCAAPQLPGGFPMGESVGMNGREVFKFAVRVLGDSGTQVLAKSGLTTADVDWVIPHQANVRIIEAAMERFGLPMNKTIVNLDRYGNTSSATVPLVLREGVDAGQITDGQQLLLIAFGGGLSWVAGTMKWWGGAPSLTAEQQAEVNA; encoded by the coding sequence ATGAGCGACCCCTCCCCCACCCGGCCCACGCTGGGCATCACGGCGCTGGGCATGTACGTCCCCAAGCGCGTCGTGCCGAACAGCGACTTCGAGGCCCGCATGGACACCAACGCCGACTGGATCGAGTCCCGCACCGGCATCCGCGAACGCCGCTTCAGCGCGCCCGACGAGTACACCAGCGACGTGGGCGTCGGCGCCGTACGCGACATGCTGCGCCGCGACCCACAGGCGCTGCAGGACGTGGACGCTGTCATCTGCGCCACCGTCAGCCCCGACGCGCTGATGCCGTCCACCGCCGCGCTGATCGGCATGCAGGTCGGCCTGACCGGCGCGGCCGCCTTCGACCTCTCGACCGCGTGCAGCGGCTTCGTGTACGCCCTGAGCGTCGCGCAGGGCCTGATCCTCGCGGGCAGCGCCCGGCGCGTCCTCGTGGTGGGCGCCGAGGCGCTGAGCAAGGTCGTGGACCAGAACGACCGCAACACCGCCATCCTCTTCGGGGACGGCGCGGGCGCCGCCGTGGTCGGCCCGGTCCCCGCCGGGTACGGCTTCCAGGACTTCATCATGGGCGCCGACGGGAACGGCGGGTCCAGCCTGTACCTGCGCTGCGCCGCCCCCCAGCTGCCGGGCGGGTTCCCCATGGGCGAGTCGGTCGGCATGAACGGCCGCGAGGTCTTCAAGTTCGCCGTGCGCGTCCTGGGCGACAGCGGCACGCAGGTCCTCGCCAAGAGCGGCCTGACCACCGCCGATGTGGACTGGGTCATCCCGCACCAGGCGAACGTGCGGATCATCGAGGCCGCCATGGAGCGCTTCGGGCTGCCCATGAACAAGACCATCGTGAACCTCGACCGCTACGGGAATACCAGTTCCGCGACCGTGCCGCTCGTGCTGCGCGAGGGCGTGGACGCCGGGCAGATCACGGACGGCCAGCAGCTGCTGCTGATCGCGTTCGGCGGCGGCCTGAGCTGGGTGGCGGGCACCATGAAATGGTGGGGCGGCGCGCCCAGCCTGACCGCCGAGCAGCAGGCAGAGGTGAACGCATGA
- a CDS encoding CBS domain-containing protein, with protein sequence MRVLDLMTAPVITAAPTLSLPDAAHLMRSRGIRRLPVLDGVTLVGIVTDRDVREAMPSRVSSLSPWEATTRLAAVSVADVMRRSVLTTRPDADARDAAHTMLTHRVGALPVVDDQGRVVGVVTVSDVLRDYAHEDGLNMGCGESQTNPTERSSNGDRSSGDGRTVSAVLTVRESDDSGLKPGAASGAEAQA encoded by the coding sequence ATGCGAGTACTTGATCTGATGACGGCCCCGGTGATCACGGCGGCCCCGACCCTGTCCCTGCCGGACGCGGCGCACCTGATGCGTTCGCGCGGCATCCGCCGTCTGCCCGTGCTGGACGGCGTGACCCTGGTGGGCATCGTGACCGACCGCGACGTGCGCGAGGCGATGCCCAGCCGCGTGTCCAGCCTGTCCCCCTGGGAGGCCACGACGCGGCTGGCGGCCGTGTCCGTGGCGGACGTGATGCGCCGCTCGGTGCTCACGACCCGTCCCGACGCGGACGCCCGCGACGCGGCGCACACCATGCTCACGCACCGCGTGGGCGCGCTGCCCGTCGTGGACGACCAGGGGCGCGTGGTGGGCGTCGTGACCGTCAGTGACGTGCTGCGCGACTACGCGCACGAGGACGGACTGAACATGGGTTGCGGTGAGTCGCAGACGAACCCGACTGAAAGGAGCAGCAATGGAGACCGGAGTTCAGGAGATGGACGGACGGTCAGCGCTGTCCTGACCGTCCGGGAATCGGATGACTCCGGTCTCAAGCCCGGTGCCGCCAGTGGCGCGGAGGCGCAGGCGTGA
- a CDS encoding b(o/a)3-type cytochrome-c oxidase subunit 1, which yields MTTALPSKSAPGAALPGLDAATLSSLKTLTQYYAVTAFIALMIGVLLGPLQALNYGGINVYDSPLLKVLIKSYYQGLTLHGVLNALVFTQFFISGWMLYLPVRDLNVRPNMRFAWFTYLMMTAGLLTAAVPLLTNDATVLYTFYPPLEGSPVFYIGAAVMVAASLLVAGQVVWLWLAWKRAHPGRVTPVVTYMSVATWLMWVVAALGLVVEVVVMLIPWSLGLTRGVDPLLARTLFWWTGHPIVYFWLLPAYISWYAFLPRQAGGRMASEGLTRLAFAMFLVFSVPVGLHHQYADPNVQNSWKIIHMFLTFLVAVPSLLTAFSAAASLEDAARARGGRGLIGWVRRLPWGNASMTAQVLAMVSFIFGGAGGIVNASMAFSPVVHNTAWIPGHFHITVGTATTLTFMGVMFWLVPHLTGKRLASPRTALASVWWWFTGMMLFALGMHWQGLAGVPRRALVSASAQQGVYDAMHLGLPKIITAASGGVLFIAAILFYTVLWRTLLSRRVDDPESTPIPRSDAISAAGETLADASPLVRRTEPLLALTFVALVLVILVYGPVIAPMLTNYQFIPGQRLW from the coding sequence GTGACCACCGCCCTTCCCTCCAAGTCGGCCCCCGGCGCGGCGCTGCCGGGCCTGGACGCCGCGACGCTCAGCAGCCTCAAGACGCTCACGCAGTACTACGCCGTGACCGCCTTCATCGCCCTGATGATCGGCGTGCTGCTGGGGCCGCTGCAGGCGCTGAACTACGGCGGCATCAACGTGTACGACTCTCCCCTGCTGAAGGTCCTGATCAAGTCGTACTACCAGGGCCTGACGCTGCACGGCGTGCTGAACGCGCTGGTGTTCACGCAGTTCTTCATCAGCGGCTGGATGCTGTACCTGCCGGTGCGGGACCTGAACGTCCGCCCGAACATGCGCTTTGCGTGGTTCACGTACCTGATGATGACGGCGGGGCTGCTCACGGCCGCCGTGCCCCTGCTGACGAACGACGCGACGGTGCTGTACACCTTCTACCCGCCGCTGGAGGGCAGCCCGGTGTTCTACATCGGCGCGGCCGTGATGGTCGCTGCGAGCCTGCTGGTGGCCGGGCAGGTCGTGTGGCTGTGGCTGGCCTGGAAACGCGCCCACCCGGGCCGCGTGACCCCCGTCGTGACGTACATGAGCGTCGCCACGTGGCTGATGTGGGTCGTGGCGGCGCTGGGCCTCGTGGTCGAGGTCGTGGTCATGCTGATCCCCTGGTCGCTGGGGCTGACGCGCGGCGTGGACCCGCTGCTGGCCCGCACGCTGTTCTGGTGGACGGGGCACCCCATCGTGTACTTCTGGCTGCTCCCGGCGTACATCTCGTGGTACGCGTTCCTGCCCCGTCAGGCGGGCGGCCGCATGGCCAGCGAGGGCCTGACCCGCCTGGCGTTCGCGATGTTCCTGGTGTTCAGCGTGCCCGTGGGCCTGCACCACCAGTACGCCGACCCGAACGTGCAGAACAGCTGGAAGATCATCCACATGTTCCTGACGTTCCTGGTCGCGGTGCCCAGCCTGCTGACCGCGTTCAGCGCCGCCGCGTCGCTGGAGGACGCCGCCCGCGCCCGGGGGGGCCGGGGCCTGATCGGCTGGGTGCGCCGCCTGCCGTGGGGGAACGCCAGCATGACCGCGCAGGTGCTCGCCATGGTGTCGTTCATCTTCGGCGGGGCGGGCGGCATCGTGAACGCCTCCATGGCCTTCTCGCCCGTGGTGCACAACACCGCGTGGATTCCCGGGCACTTCCACATCACGGTCGGGACCGCGACCACCCTGACGTTCATGGGCGTGATGTTCTGGCTGGTCCCGCACCTGACCGGGAAGCGGCTCGCGTCGCCGCGAACAGCGCTGGCGTCGGTGTGGTGGTGGTTCACGGGCATGATGCTCTTCGCGCTCGGCATGCACTGGCAGGGACTGGCGGGCGTGCCGAGGCGCGCCCTGGTGAGCGCCTCGGCGCAGCAGGGCGTGTACGACGCCATGCACCTGGGCCTGCCGAAGATAATCACGGCCGCCAGCGGCGGGGTGCTGTTCATCGCGGCGATCCTCTTCTACACGGTGCTGTGGCGCACGCTGCTCTCCCGGCGCGTGGACGACCCGGAAAGCACCCCGATCCCCAGAAGTGACGCGATCAGCGCCGCCGGGGAGACCCTGGCCGACGCCAGCCCCCTGGTGCGCCGCACCGAGCCGCTGCTGGCCCTGACGTTCGTGGCCCTCGTGCTGGTGATCCTGGTGTACGGCCCGGTCATCGCGCCGATGCTGACGAACTACCAGTTCATTCCCGGCCAGAGGCTCTGGTGA